The following coding sequences lie in one Marinobacter sp. ANT_B65 genomic window:
- a CDS encoding MBL fold metallo-hydrolase, giving the protein MSNKPIVQHFFDEPTNTFSYVVRDPGSQACAILDSVLDFDYAAGKTDVRSADEIVEYVRSENLKVEWILETHVHADHLSAAPHLHEKLGGKTGIGAHICDVQEIFGKAFNAGTEFARDGSQFDRLFRDGDTFAIGGLEGRVMHTPGHTPACLTYVIGDAAFVGDTLFMPDYGTARCDFPGGDARALYRSVRKVLSLPAETRIFLCHDYKAPGRDVYAHETTVAEQRAANVHVHDGVTEDEFVKMRTERDATLDMPRLILPSVQVNMRAGEMPPAEDNGQVYLKIPVNLF; this is encoded by the coding sequence GTGAGCAACAAACCGATTGTTCAGCATTTTTTTGATGAACCCACCAATACATTCAGTTATGTCGTCCGTGATCCCGGCAGCCAGGCCTGTGCGATTCTTGATTCGGTGCTCGATTTTGACTACGCCGCAGGAAAAACCGATGTGCGTTCTGCGGACGAAATTGTCGAATACGTGCGCTCTGAGAACCTGAAGGTTGAGTGGATTCTGGAGACTCATGTTCATGCGGACCATTTGTCTGCGGCGCCTCATCTCCACGAGAAACTGGGTGGTAAAACCGGCATTGGTGCCCATATCTGCGATGTTCAGGAGATTTTTGGCAAGGCGTTTAACGCCGGTACCGAATTTGCCCGTGATGGCAGTCAGTTTGACCGGTTGTTCCGGGATGGAGATACCTTTGCAATTGGTGGCCTTGAAGGTCGCGTTATGCATACTCCCGGCCACACACCTGCGTGCCTGACCTATGTTATCGGTGACGCTGCCTTTGTTGGCGACACTCTCTTCATGCCGGATTACGGGACGGCGCGCTGTGATTTTCCCGGCGGTGATGCCCGTGCACTTTACAGGTCTGTTCGCAAGGTGCTGTCGTTGCCGGCAGAGACCCGTATTTTCCTGTGCCATGATTACAAGGCGCCGGGCAGGGACGTTTATGCACACGAGACAACCGTAGCGGAGCAGCGCGCGGCCAATGTTCACGTGCATGACGGTGTGACTGAAGACGAGTTTGTAAAAATGCGCACGGAGCGCGATGCGACTCTCGATATGCCGCGGCTGATACTGCCCTCAGTACAAGTGAATATGCGGGCGGGAGAAATGCCTCCGGCAGAGGATAACGGGCAGGTGTATCTGAAAATCCCGGTCAACCTGTTCTGA
- a CDS encoding peroxiredoxin, with product MEQSDNPVFGLPRLNERAPEFNAPTTDGVKTLDSYKGKWLVLFSHPADFTPVCTTEFMAFAKMAPEFNKRNCELLGLSIDSHHSHIAWMRNIKEKFGVEIPFPIIADLKMDVARAYGMIHPGAADTSAVRATFLIDPKGVLRAMVYYPMSNGRSIPEFLRLLDALQTSDEHGVATPEGWQPGDRVIVPPAATAAEADLRVSSDEYDCVDFYYCTKQL from the coding sequence ATGGAACAATCTGACAATCCTGTATTCGGCCTGCCACGCCTGAACGAACGCGCGCCTGAATTCAACGCCCCCACAACTGACGGCGTAAAAACCCTCGACAGTTACAAGGGCAAATGGCTGGTACTTTTCTCACACCCGGCCGACTTCACCCCAGTTTGTACTACCGAGTTCATGGCCTTCGCCAAAATGGCTCCCGAGTTCAACAAGCGCAACTGCGAGCTGCTGGGTCTGTCTATCGACAGCCACCACTCACACATCGCTTGGATGCGTAACATCAAAGAGAAGTTTGGCGTCGAGATCCCCTTCCCGATTATTGCCGACCTTAAAATGGATGTTGCCCGCGCTTACGGCATGATTCATCCCGGCGCTGCAGACACATCGGCAGTTCGTGCCACTTTCCTGATCGATCCCAAAGGCGTGCTGAGGGCGATGGTGTATTACCCGATGAGCAACGGTCGCTCAATTCCTGAGTTTCTGCGTCTGCTGGACGCCCTGCAAACCAGCGATGAACACGGAGTCGCCACTCCGGAAGGCTGGCAGCCCGGCGATCGCGTTATCGTTCCGCCTGCCGCCACTGCTGCAGAAGCAGATCTGCGCGTAAGCTCTGACGAGTATGACTGTGTGGATTTCTACTACTGCACAAAACAGCTCTAA
- a CDS encoding DNA-3-methyladenine glycosylase I, with protein sequence MRFSDIHERAIARKGGVDALNALLPKLPPVAELEARTDDRYLSEITRCVFKAGFVWRVIDNKWAGFEAAFHGFVPAYWQQVPPDVLEALASDERIVRNMQKIRTVPENARMIVDAAREHGSFGAFLRHWPSEDEAGLLLWLKRNGSRLGGNSAQYFLRLVGWDGFILSHDVVTGLRHAGLLDASPTSKSGLQQAQAAFNGWHQETGLPYCQLSRILSCSVES encoded by the coding sequence ATGCGCTTTTCAGATATTCATGAGCGGGCAATTGCACGTAAAGGCGGCGTTGACGCGCTGAACGCGCTACTGCCAAAACTGCCGCCGGTTGCTGAGCTGGAGGCGCGAACGGACGATCGCTACCTCTCGGAGATTACTCGCTGCGTGTTTAAAGCCGGGTTTGTGTGGCGTGTGATTGATAACAAATGGGCTGGTTTCGAAGCGGCCTTTCACGGTTTCGTACCCGCCTATTGGCAACAGGTACCACCGGATGTTCTGGAAGCCCTGGCCAGCGACGAACGTATTGTGCGCAACATGCAGAAGATCCGTACAGTTCCGGAGAACGCCCGCATGATTGTGGATGCTGCTCGCGAACATGGCAGCTTTGGTGCTTTTCTGAGGCACTGGCCGTCAGAAGATGAGGCTGGCCTGTTGTTGTGGCTTAAGCGCAACGGTTCCCGTCTGGGGGGTAACAGTGCCCAGTATTTTTTGCGCCTTGTTGGCTGGGACGGCTTTATTCTGTCTCATGATGTTGTTACAGGGCTTCGCCACGCGGGTCTTCTGGATGCTTCACCCACCAGCAAAAGCGGGTTGCAGCAAGCACAGGCGGCTTTTAACGGCTGGCATCAGGAAACGGGCCTGCCTTACTGCCAGTTGTCACGCATTTTGTCCTGTTCCGTGGAGAGCTGA
- a CDS encoding energy-coupling factor ABC transporter permease has product MGMTDNLLSTGQWVVTLALFLLILVQAARSVRWRDLVSDNALQHSFFGAAVALGFIWQLRAGIYPGLAIHIFGITVVTLMLGWGLAVFAGLLALAITVVTGREPVMMFAANGFVTVMIPALVTQGIMLWERHRDFSNFFAYIFVCGFFGAGLSVVVAGLVMCMMLWLSGVYEFSELVHDYLRYLPLFMIPEGFVNGAVVTGMMVFHPDRLTTLDQRRYR; this is encoded by the coding sequence ATGGGCATGACCGATAATTTGCTATCTACCGGGCAGTGGGTCGTAACTCTGGCCCTGTTCCTGTTGATTCTTGTGCAGGCCGCCCGGTCTGTGCGCTGGCGAGACCTGGTTTCAGACAATGCCCTGCAGCATTCTTTTTTCGGTGCTGCAGTGGCCCTGGGTTTTATCTGGCAGCTGCGGGCGGGTATCTACCCCGGGTTAGCAATTCATATCTTTGGCATTACTGTGGTCACACTGATGCTGGGCTGGGGTCTGGCGGTATTTGCCGGGCTCCTGGCTCTGGCTATTACGGTGGTAACGGGCCGGGAGCCGGTGATGATGTTCGCCGCCAATGGCTTTGTGACCGTTATGATCCCCGCTCTGGTTACTCAGGGCATCATGCTTTGGGAAAGGCACCGGGATTTCAGCAATTTTTTTGCCTATATTTTTGTTTGTGGTTTTTTCGGGGCCGGCCTGTCAGTCGTCGTCGCCGGGCTGGTGATGTGCATGATGCTCTGGCTTAGCGGCGTATATGAATTTTCAGAGCTGGTTCATGATTATCTTCGATACCTGCCGCTGTTCATGATCCCTGAGGGCTTTGTGAATGGGGCGGTTGTTACCGGCATGATGGTGTTTCATCCGGACCGGCTGACAACCCTGGACCAGCGGCGGTATCGTTAA
- a CDS encoding YfcC family protein codes for MSEKHQAPRKPSAPPSDNPSESPERDLATRFPTAYTILFLLIIFVAALTWIIPAGQYDRAMNEEVGREVAVPGTYQTVDPNPQGFMDIMLAPTAGFYDPDSYVANAIDVALFVIFLGGFLGVMNATGAIDTGIRSAMRHLKGHEVWMIPILMTLFAIGGTTYGMAEETLAFYAILIPVMMAAGYDVVTGVAIILIGAGIGVLGSTINPFATVIAANAADIPFTDGMVVRFILLIGGLLICAAYVMRYALRVKADPSRSVVFRQWDAHRKLFLSKHDDNVMDSTLNRTQVMALLIFAATFVTMIWGVSSQGWWMARMGALFFGSAVVIGIIARLGEKKLTGSFVDGARDLLGVALVVGLARGIVVIMDQGMIADTILHSAETSLGGLPELAFINLMFWIEVGMSFFVPSSSGLAVLSMPILAPLADFANVGRDLVVTAYQSANGLVNLINPTFAVVVGGLAIGRVSYDRWIAFIWPLLLILTIFITLVISAAALV; via the coding sequence ATGAGTGAAAAGCACCAGGCCCCCAGAAAACCTTCTGCTCCCCCTTCAGACAACCCTTCAGAGAGCCCCGAGCGGGATCTGGCAACGCGGTTTCCAACCGCTTATACCATTCTGTTTCTGCTGATCATATTCGTTGCTGCGCTGACATGGATTATACCCGCTGGCCAATATGACCGGGCGATGAATGAAGAAGTCGGACGCGAAGTCGCCGTACCAGGCACCTATCAGACGGTCGACCCCAACCCTCAGGGCTTTATGGACATCATGCTCGCACCCACGGCAGGGTTCTATGATCCTGACAGTTACGTGGCCAATGCAATCGATGTCGCCCTGTTCGTCATTTTCCTGGGTGGCTTCCTTGGTGTAATGAATGCCACCGGTGCCATCGACACAGGTATACGCAGTGCCATGCGCCATCTCAAGGGCCATGAGGTCTGGATGATACCAATCCTGATGACATTATTTGCCATAGGCGGCACAACCTATGGCATGGCTGAGGAAACTCTGGCTTTCTATGCCATTCTGATTCCGGTGATGATGGCTGCCGGATACGATGTTGTAACGGGGGTGGCCATTATTCTGATCGGCGCCGGTATCGGCGTGCTGGGCTCAACCATCAACCCGTTTGCCACAGTTATCGCAGCAAACGCCGCCGACATCCCGTTTACTGATGGTATGGTCGTTCGCTTTATCCTGCTCATTGGCGGGCTGTTGATCTGTGCGGCTTACGTTATGCGTTACGCCCTTCGCGTCAAGGCGGATCCATCACGCTCTGTCGTATTCAGGCAATGGGACGCCCACCGCAAGCTCTTCCTGAGCAAGCATGATGACAACGTTATGGATTCCACGCTTAACAGAACTCAGGTAATGGCCCTTCTTATATTTGCCGCAACCTTCGTCACCATGATCTGGGGCGTATCCTCACAGGGCTGGTGGATGGCCCGCATGGGCGCTCTGTTTTTCGGTTCGGCCGTGGTGATCGGCATTATCGCGCGCCTTGGCGAGAAGAAGCTCACCGGCAGCTTTGTTGATGGTGCCCGCGACCTTCTGGGTGTCGCTCTTGTCGTTGGCCTGGCGCGAGGCATTGTGGTGATCATGGACCAGGGCATGATTGCGGATACCATTCTGCACAGCGCAGAAACATCTCTTGGCGGATTGCCCGAACTGGCCTTTATCAACCTGATGTTCTGGATTGAGGTAGGCATGAGCTTCTTTGTACCTTCGTCTTCCGGGCTGGCGGTTCTTTCAATGCCGATCCTGGCGCCGCTCGCGGATTTCGCGAATGTAGGGCGTGATCTGGTCGTCACTGCCTATCAGTCCGCCAATGGCCTGGTAAACCTGATCAACCCCACCTTTGCAGTGGTGGTCGGCGGCCTGGCTATCGGTCGTGTGTCCTATGATCGCTGGATCGCGTTCATCTGGCCTCTTTTGTTAATCCTCACCATTTTTATCACTTTGGTCATCAGTGCAGCTGCACTGGTTTAG
- a CDS encoding diguanylate cyclase codes for MTKQSGQGPHNTDSEYFFRKLASGIPGVLFTYWLSADSELHRYLFVSDQVQSLLGLDPADLRKKAGAMFSVIHPEDISGVSASIDGSVKTLMPWRYQARLKVVAGHYEWFEVHATPERQADGSTAWYGQFYSIQHYKELEFTLREREAESAFQADFQKVIASLSTEFINLSFGTIDQCISELLRTIGSFFAVDRAYVYEFSSDYRVMDNTHEWCSPGVPSLIDTQHDVQTEDFEWWQTKVREMVSGNRVVFVEALEQLPDGPERTLLEQQSVCSMFCVPIRVRGVVTGFFGVDSLRERAWREDQADLLIIVSGLLSGALERHRLESELLNQSIRDPLTTLHNRRYLMPRLNEMLSRVSRYGEHFTIAIFDLDRFKQINDSRGHLGGDFCLRRFADILLEQTRETDVVARYGGEEFVVAFSGVMEADVRDTVSRIICSVRDYDFVFEGHTLPLTVSAGIAAIGELGGIPASPDPLIQLADQRVYYAKQAGRDCLVDASGVSRR; via the coding sequence ATGACAAAACAGTCCGGCCAGGGGCCGCACAATACCGACTCTGAATATTTTTTCAGAAAGCTGGCTTCGGGCATCCCGGGTGTGCTTTTTACCTATTGGCTGAGTGCCGATAGTGAATTGCACAGATACCTGTTTGTCAGCGATCAGGTGCAGAGTCTTCTGGGACTTGACCCTGCTGATCTGCGGAAAAAAGCGGGTGCAATGTTTTCTGTCATTCACCCGGAGGACATCAGCGGCGTCAGCGCCAGTATTGACGGGTCTGTCAAAACCCTCATGCCCTGGAGATATCAGGCCCGCCTGAAAGTGGTAGCTGGACACTACGAGTGGTTTGAAGTCCATGCAACGCCCGAGCGCCAGGCTGATGGAAGCACTGCCTGGTATGGCCAGTTTTACAGTATCCAGCACTATAAAGAGCTTGAGTTCACTCTCCGGGAGCGTGAGGCTGAGTCAGCCTTCCAGGCTGATTTCCAGAAAGTGATCGCCAGCCTGTCTACCGAGTTCATTAATCTGAGCTTCGGCACTATTGATCAGTGTATTTCTGAATTACTGAGAACGATCGGCAGTTTTTTTGCGGTTGACCGGGCGTACGTGTACGAGTTTTCCTCAGACTACCGCGTTATGGACAATACTCACGAATGGTGTTCGCCAGGCGTACCGTCTCTTATTGATACTCAGCATGATGTGCAGACTGAGGATTTTGAGTGGTGGCAAACCAAGGTCCGTGAGATGGTCAGTGGCAACCGGGTCGTTTTTGTTGAAGCTTTGGAGCAGTTGCCTGATGGTCCGGAGCGCACACTTCTGGAGCAGCAGAGTGTCTGTTCAATGTTCTGCGTGCCGATCCGGGTCCGGGGTGTTGTTACCGGCTTTTTTGGCGTGGACTCTCTTCGCGAGCGGGCCTGGCGTGAGGATCAGGCAGATCTTCTTATTATAGTATCGGGCCTGCTCTCAGGCGCACTTGAGCGCCACAGGCTTGAAAGCGAGCTGCTCAACCAGTCTATTCGCGATCCCCTGACCACTTTGCATAATCGCCGGTATCTGATGCCCCGGCTTAATGAAATGCTCAGCCGTGTTAGCCGCTATGGAGAGCATTTTACCATTGCGATTTTTGATCTCGACCGGTTTAAACAGATCAACGATTCCCGGGGGCATCTGGGCGGGGATTTCTGCCTGCGCAGGTTTGCTGACATATTGCTGGAACAGACCCGTGAAACCGATGTGGTGGCGCGATATGGAGGAGAAGAGTTTGTTGTGGCATTCAGCGGTGTGATGGAGGCGGATGTGCGGGACACGGTTAGCCGTATTATTTGTTCGGTGCGTGATTACGATTTTGTTTTTGAAGGCCATACATTACCTCTGACAGTCAGTGCAGGTATTGCTGCGATCGGGGAGCTTGGCGGCATTCCGGCCTCGCCAGACCCGCTGATCCAGCTGGCGGATCAGCGGGTCTATTACGCGAAGCAGGCCGGCCGCGACTGTCTTGTTGATGCATCAGGAGTATCGCGCAGATAG
- a CDS encoding GGDEF and EAL domain-containing protein translates to MSDIDIPEPETPCSEIDPELLSLVASVTPNMVLILDAEGIIQWANPGFEEHTGYLLKDISGTRPNDLLNGPATDPDTRARITRKLCQGDPFEEDVLLYTRSGAPFWIHLNCIPVGAEQGVKPGFIAIMNNISDHKQGERGLRIAASVFDRSHEAIIISDHNNRILDVNPAFSRITGYSRLDVLGLNPSILSSGRHSPDYYRSMWQSIQENDHWRGEIWNRRKNGEEFVELQSISRVHLNEPGRYYHVATFTDITALKNHAKELDWAANYDELTGLPNRQRLEDRLARARTHADQQQKTLSVCYLDLDGFKAINDSFGQTVGNQILRVLARRLAQALHSGDTAARIGGDEFGLILQSDNHDVIYKRILSIINEPVDPGTGTGPITLTASLGITRYPADNADAEGLIRHADQAMYSAKEKGRNLLHFFDPELNEHRQQRRKQLTEITRALENEEFELYFQPQVRIADCKVVGFEALIRWKHPYKGLLHPAAFLPTLEDSHLEVPLGQWVLKKAISQMNLWHQAGHDLSISINISARHLMDQSFTRYLESYLHSHPGVKPGKITLEVLESTALDDIRRASNVLTRCQELGLRVALDDFGTGFASLTYMRTLPVDLVKIDKSFVLNMLNDTSDRAIVESVIFLGQRFSHPILAEGVETMAHAHALRKLGCDYAQGYGIARPMPAGEIQEWMQLWHKKNSAAEKPVCASAPGW, encoded by the coding sequence ATGTCAGATATAGATATTCCGGAACCCGAGACGCCTTGCTCCGAGATTGATCCAGAGCTCCTTTCACTGGTTGCCAGTGTCACACCCAACATGGTACTTATCCTTGATGCAGAAGGGATTATTCAGTGGGCCAACCCAGGTTTTGAAGAACATACCGGTTACCTGCTAAAGGATATTTCCGGAACCCGCCCGAACGACCTTCTTAATGGCCCGGCTACAGACCCGGACACAAGGGCCCGTATCACCCGGAAACTGTGTCAGGGGGATCCGTTTGAAGAAGACGTTCTGCTATACACCCGCTCCGGCGCTCCATTCTGGATCCATCTCAACTGTATTCCTGTCGGCGCAGAACAGGGCGTAAAGCCCGGGTTCATCGCCATAATGAACAACATCTCGGATCACAAACAAGGCGAGCGCGGTTTGCGCATTGCAGCCAGCGTATTTGACCGCAGCCACGAAGCCATCATCATTTCCGATCACAACAACCGGATACTGGATGTGAACCCGGCCTTCTCCCGCATTACCGGATACAGTCGTCTGGACGTGCTGGGACTCAACCCGTCGATCCTGAGTTCTGGCCGTCACTCACCTGACTACTACCGTTCCATGTGGCAAAGTATTCAGGAAAATGACCACTGGCGCGGCGAAATCTGGAACCGACGAAAAAACGGCGAAGAGTTTGTCGAACTGCAATCAATCAGCCGCGTGCACCTTAATGAGCCCGGCCGCTACTACCATGTCGCAACGTTCACCGATATTACCGCACTGAAAAACCATGCCAAAGAGCTGGACTGGGCCGCCAACTATGACGAACTCACCGGCCTGCCCAACCGCCAGCGACTGGAAGACCGTCTGGCCAGAGCGCGAACACACGCAGATCAACAGCAAAAGACTCTGTCAGTCTGTTATCTGGACCTCGACGGCTTCAAGGCGATCAATGACAGTTTTGGGCAAACCGTTGGCAACCAGATACTGCGCGTGCTTGCTCGCCGTCTGGCACAAGCCCTGCACAGTGGCGATACCGCTGCCCGGATTGGTGGCGACGAGTTCGGCCTGATTCTTCAGAGTGATAATCATGACGTTATCTATAAGCGTATATTGTCCATTATCAATGAGCCAGTTGACCCAGGCACAGGTACGGGGCCGATCACCCTCACCGCAAGCCTCGGCATCACCCGCTACCCCGCTGATAATGCAGATGCTGAAGGGCTGATCCGCCATGCCGACCAGGCCATGTACTCTGCCAAGGAGAAAGGGCGGAACCTGCTGCACTTTTTTGACCCGGAACTGAACGAACACCGGCAGCAACGTCGTAAACAGCTTACTGAAATCACCCGGGCTCTCGAAAACGAGGAGTTTGAGCTCTATTTTCAGCCTCAGGTGCGCATAGCGGATTGCAAGGTAGTGGGTTTTGAGGCGCTTATCCGCTGGAAGCACCCCTATAAAGGATTGCTACACCCGGCAGCTTTTCTTCCCACACTGGAAGACAGTCACCTGGAGGTGCCCTTGGGCCAATGGGTTCTGAAAAAGGCTATTTCCCAGATGAACCTCTGGCACCAAGCCGGCCATGATCTGTCAATCAGCATCAACATCAGCGCGCGACACTTGATGGACCAGAGCTTCACGCGCTATCTGGAGAGTTACCTGCACAGCCACCCGGGGGTAAAGCCCGGGAAGATCACCCTGGAAGTTCTTGAATCAACTGCACTTGATGATATCCGGCGAGCCAGCAACGTGCTTACCCGGTGCCAGGAACTGGGACTTCGTGTTGCTCTGGATGATTTCGGAACAGGGTTTGCTTCACTAACCTACATGCGCACGCTGCCAGTCGACCTGGTAAAAATTGACAAGAGTTTTGTGCTCAATATGCTCAATGATACAAGCGACAGGGCTATTGTGGAGAGCGTGATTTTTCTTGGCCAGAGGTTCTCCCACCCGATTCTGGCAGAAGGTGTTGAGACCATGGCCCATGCTCACGCTTTGCGCAAGTTAGGCTGCGATTACGCTCAGGGCTACGGAATTGCGCGCCCGATGCCGGCAGGCGAAATACAGGAATGGATGCAGCTGTGGCACAAGAAAAACAGTGCCGCTGAAAAACCGGTATGCGCCAGCGCGCCAGGTTGGTGA
- the cobS gene encoding adenosylcobinamide-GDP ribazoletransferase: MPTESRTLTNEWQAFWLAVGFLTRIPMPVRINYSQQLMNQCSLYFPMVGLLLGMLYAGLFTLLSLAWSPLICVLLVLCFHLLITGAFHEDGLADSVDALGGGYTVEKRLEIMKDSRIGTYGTVALVMALALKAALLLDTSNIWLALLVVPCISRITPLLLMAFMPYVTDPEKSKSKPVAESFSRKRLLASCLFTALVALVFSLWLPGLWLAALTAIITIALLWGWYLQRQLGGYTGDTLGASVVFCELVLLLGI; the protein is encoded by the coding sequence ATGCCTACTGAATCCAGAACATTGACCAATGAATGGCAGGCCTTCTGGCTGGCCGTTGGCTTTCTCACCCGCATTCCCATGCCAGTGCGCATCAATTACTCGCAGCAACTGATGAACCAGTGCAGCCTGTATTTTCCAATGGTGGGCCTTTTGCTCGGCATGCTCTACGCAGGGCTATTCACTCTGCTCAGTCTGGCGTGGAGCCCGCTGATCTGTGTTTTGCTGGTGCTTTGCTTCCACCTGCTCATTACTGGAGCATTTCATGAAGACGGCCTTGCAGACAGCGTAGATGCTCTGGGCGGCGGTTATACCGTTGAAAAACGTCTGGAAATAATGAAAGACAGCCGCATAGGGACCTACGGTACTGTAGCCCTGGTAATGGCTCTGGCTCTGAAGGCTGCGCTTCTTCTGGACACCAGTAACATCTGGCTTGCGCTCTTGGTGGTGCCCTGCATCAGCCGCATAACCCCATTGCTGCTGATGGCCTTTATGCCTTACGTAACCGACCCGGAAAAAAGCAAGAGCAAACCTGTGGCGGAAAGCTTCTCGCGCAAACGTTTGCTGGCCAGTTGTCTGTTTACCGCTCTGGTCGCTCTTGTTTTCAGTCTGTGGCTACCGGGGCTCTGGCTGGCCGCACTCACTGCAATAATAACCATCGCATTGCTGTGGGGGTGGTACCTTCAGCGACAATTAGGCGGTTACACCGGCGATACTCTCGGAGCGAGCGTTGTATTCTGTGAACTGGTGCTTTTGCTTGGCATATAG
- a CDS encoding SulP family inorganic anion transporter, translating into MNFKRYLPVLQWAPQYGRSQATSDLVAAVIVTVMLIPQSLAYALLAGLPAQVGLYASILPLVIYAIFGTSRTLSVGPVAVASLMTAAALAPLAEAGSPEYVAGAILLAVMSGLMLTMMGILRLGFLANFLSHPVISGFITASGIVIAASQLKHIFGVQATGQNLLTIGHSLMQSIGDTNMATLAIGAGALLFLVFARKQLKPLLIRSGMGARAADIVTKTAPILAVLVTTLVAWLFGLGDQGVHLVGHVPSGLPELTMPTMDLGLWQQLAVSALLISVVGFVESVSVGQTLAAKRRQRIDPDQELIGLGTANLSAGFSGGMPVTGGFSRSVVNFDAGAETPAAGAYAAVGIALATLFLTPAIAYLPQATLAATIIVAVATLIDFPALGRTWRYSRTDFGAMLATIVLTLAHSVEAGIISGVALSIGLFLYRTSRPHSAVVGRVPGTEHFRNVLRHDVELCPKVTFLRVDESLYFANARFLEETVMDLVICKPELKDLVLVCPAVNQIDASALESLEAINERLKDAGVRLHLSEVKGPVMDRLRGTELVSHLGGQVFLSTYEAWQALTDSHMPIKHTA; encoded by the coding sequence ATGAACTTTAAACGCTACCTGCCTGTTCTCCAGTGGGCTCCGCAATATGGCCGAAGCCAGGCCACCAGTGATCTGGTGGCTGCGGTTATTGTGACTGTAATGCTGATTCCCCAGTCTCTGGCCTACGCTCTGCTGGCCGGCCTGCCTGCTCAGGTCGGGCTGTATGCCAGTATTCTTCCGCTGGTAATCTACGCGATCTTCGGAACAAGCCGAACGCTCTCTGTGGGGCCTGTGGCCGTGGCCTCCCTGATGACCGCCGCTGCGCTGGCGCCGCTGGCTGAAGCGGGAAGCCCTGAGTACGTCGCAGGAGCAATTCTTCTGGCTGTTATGTCCGGGCTGATGCTCACAATGATGGGCATTCTCCGGTTGGGATTCCTTGCCAACTTTCTCAGCCATCCGGTTATCTCCGGTTTTATCACGGCTTCGGGAATTGTAATTGCTGCCAGCCAGCTCAAGCACATCTTCGGGGTACAGGCGACCGGCCAGAATCTTCTGACGATTGGCCATTCGCTGATGCAGTCGATCGGTGATACCAATATGGCAACCCTGGCGATAGGTGCGGGAGCCTTGTTGTTTCTTGTGTTTGCGCGAAAGCAGCTTAAACCTCTTCTGATACGTTCAGGTATGGGCGCGCGCGCAGCGGATATCGTCACCAAAACTGCGCCGATTCTGGCCGTGCTCGTAACTACGCTGGTGGCCTGGCTGTTCGGGCTGGGTGATCAGGGTGTACATCTGGTGGGTCATGTTCCTTCGGGTCTTCCGGAGCTGACGATGCCCACAATGGACTTGGGGCTTTGGCAGCAGCTGGCGGTCAGCGCACTGTTAATCAGTGTGGTGGGTTTCGTTGAGTCGGTTTCTGTAGGGCAGACTCTCGCAGCAAAGCGGCGTCAGCGGATTGACCCGGACCAGGAGCTGATTGGTTTGGGAACCGCCAACCTTAGTGCGGGGTTTTCCGGAGGGATGCCGGTAACAGGCGGGTTTTCCAGGTCGGTGGTTAATTTTGATGCCGGGGCGGAAACCCCGGCTGCAGGTGCATATGCGGCTGTCGGGATTGCCCTTGCAACCTTGTTTCTGACGCCTGCTATTGCCTATTTGCCGCAGGCAACCCTCGCTGCGACCATCATAGTTGCTGTAGCGACGCTGATTGATTTTCCGGCGCTGGGACGCACCTGGCGGTATTCGCGGACGGATTTCGGGGCTATGCTGGCCACCATTGTGCTGACACTCGCACATAGTGTTGAAGCGGGCATCATCTCAGGGGTGGCGCTCTCCATAGGTTTGTTTCTGTATCGTACCAGCCGGCCCCACAGCGCTGTTGTTGGCAGGGTTCCCGGCACAGAGCACTTCCGTAATGTGCTTCGCCATGATGTGGAGCTATGCCCGAAAGTCACTTTTCTGCGCGTGGATGAAAGCCTGTATTTTGCCAATGCGCGTTTTCTGGAAGAGACGGTGATGGATCTGGTTATTTGCAAGCCGGAGCTGAAAGATCTGGTTCTGGTGTGTCCTGCCGTCAACCAGATAGATGCGTCCGCACTGGAAAGCCTGGAGGCGATAAATGAACGTCTCAAGGATGCCGGGGTGCGCCTGCACCTTTCTGAGGTGAAAGGGCCAGTCATGGATCGGCTAAGGGGAACCGAGCTGGTTTCTCATCTGGGCGGCCAGGTATTTCTCAGCACCTATGAAGCCTGGCAGGCTCTTACCGACAGTCACATGCCAATAAAACATACCGCCTGA